A window of the Hordeum vulgare subsp. vulgare chromosome 5H, MorexV3_pseudomolecules_assembly, whole genome shotgun sequence genome harbors these coding sequences:
- the LOC123452218 gene encoding YTH domain-containing protein ECT4-like isoform X2 encodes MVYGSANAGNGQGAGLHVDMQKLSLEGKKDAAGADAAQQPSGMQYGSANTGNSQSVEPHVDRSITPLLQEAMDPNFFYQPNGYPSPAYYYPSGYDGSTNEWDSRYAGHEGMEVPQSVYGDMYHGYGYAPYGPYPSGSPVPTVGHDGQSYGTQQYQYPGQYYQQPAPTNPMHGINSANPQSELPSAAAHQARATVVSAKATTGTASGIANAANSLPRKQTHHHVSVTNSGSYGRGPSQGGPSASNFGHTGHRSPAQWYDGPVYSNGHQRSIASSTSYVSNSSSAKNQSHRPTTNLMGMHTHVPSSGMGLTSPSYSSRMYPDSRLYGQYGQYGNTLKAGLGFGSNVYNSRNNGQWGVVDTVKYKPRGRTAFGFGSENQDGFAELNRGPRSGGFRHQKPFGPTITIAVKGQILPSVGKQENIVLPDKNQFNQEGFSATYKDAKFFVIKSYSEDDVHKSIKYNVWASTPNGNKKLDAGYREAQEKSSECPVFLFFSVNTSGQFVGVAEMVGPVDFDKTVDYWQQDKWNGCFSIKWHIVKDIPNNILKHITLDNNDNKPVTNSRDTQEVKLEQGLQMLKIFKEHVSKTSILDDFAFYENRQKLMQEKRAKQQPLQGQGGDEKEKNTANGNSAAPKQTPSKESTAPAAGEEANASKPTTTAESGVASAN; translated from the exons ATGGTGTACGGATCTGCCAACGCCGGCAATGGGCAGGGCGCGGGGCTTCACGTGGACATGCAGAAGCTGTCCCTGGAGGGGAAGAAGGATGCCGCCGGCGCCGACGCGGCCCAGCAG CCTTCCGGGATGCAGTATGGGTCTGCCAACACCGGCAATTCGCAGAGCGTGGAGCCGCATGTGGACAGGTCGATAACGCCCCTGCTCCAGGAGGCCATGGACCCCAACTTTTTCTACCAGCCCAATGGATACCCCTCACCGGCCTACTACTACCCTAGCG GTTATGATGGCTCTACCAATGAGTGGGACTCTAGGTATGCTGGTCATGAAGGAATGGAAGTGCCCCAG AGTGTGTATGGTGACATGTACCATGGATATGGTTATGCTCCCTATGGCCCGTATCCTTCAGGTTCTCCTGTCCCAACTGTTGGGCATGACGGGCAATCATACGGCACACAGCAATATCAGTACCCTGGTCAGTATTATCAACAGCCAGCTCCAACCAATCCGATGCATGGTATTAACAGTGCCAATCCTCAATCTGAGTTGCCTTCCGCTGCGGCTCACCAGGCACGTGCTACGGTAGTTTCAGCAAAAGCAACTACCGGGACCGCTAGTGGGATTGCAAATGCTGCCAATTCACTACCGCGTAAGCAAACTCACCACCATGTATCAGTGACCAACAGTGGTTCATATGGAAGAGGGCCCTCACAAGGTGGACCTTCTGCTAGCAATTTTGGTCACACTGGTCACCGTTCTCCAGCTCAGTGGTATGATGGGCCGGTCTATTCTAATGGGCATCAGAGATCAATTGCTAGTTCCACATCTTACGTTTCTAATTCatcttcagcaaaaaatcagagtCACCGTCCAACAACAAACCTCATG GGTATGCATACACATGTGCCTTCATCTGGGATGGGTCTGACCTCTCCTAGTTATTCTAGTCGGATGTACCCTGATAGCAGACTGTATGGTCAGTACGGTCAGTATGGGAACACACTGAAAGCTGGACTTGGTTTTGGTTCTAATGTGTATAACTCGAGAAATAATGGACAGTGGGGAGTCGTGGACACGGTCAAATACAAGCCTAGAGGCCGGACAGCTTTTGGGTTTGGCAGTGAGAATCAAGATGGCTTCGCTGAGCTTAACAGAGGGCCAAGATCTGGTGGATTCAGACACCAAAAACCATTTGGACCTACTATCACTATTGCTGTGAAGGGGCAGATCCTCCCTTCAGTTGGAAAACAAGAGAATATTGTCCTTCCAGATAAGAATCAATTTAACCAGGAAGGCTTTTCTGCAACATACAAGGATGCAAAGTTCTTTGTTATCAAATCTTACAGCGAGGATGATGTGCACAAGAGTATCAAGTACAATGTGTGGGCAAGCACTCCTAATGGAAATAAGAAGCTGGATGCTGGATACCGAGAAGCTCAGGAGAAATCCAGTGAATGCCCtgtgttcttatttttctct GTGAACACAAGTGGTCAGTTTGTTGGTGTTGCCGAAATGGTTGGTCCTGTTGACTTTGACAAGACGGTGGATTATTGGCAACAAGACAAGTGGAATGGCTGTTTTTCAATCAAGTGGCACATCGTGAAGGATATCCCCAACAACATTCTGAAGCATATTACgttggacaacaatgacaataagccTGTGACAAACAGCCGTGACACACAAGAG GTTAAGCTTGAGCAAGGTCTTCAAATGCTCAAGATTTTCAAGGAACATGTCAGCAAGACCTCAATTTTGGATGACTTTGCATTTTACGAGAACAGGCAGAAGTTGATGCAAGAAAAGAGAGCAAAGCAACAACCGCTTCAGGGGCAG GGCGGtgatgagaaggagaagaacacaGCTAATGGAAATTCTGCTGCACCGAAGCAGACACCGAGCAAGGAGAGCACCGCCCCTGCTGCCGGGGAAGAGGCGAATGCTTCCAAACCCACCACCACAGCTGAAAGTGGCGTTGCGAGTGCCAACTAG
- the LOC123452218 gene encoding YTH domain-containing protein ECT4-like isoform X1: MVYGSANAGNGQGAGLHVDMQKLSLEGKKDAAGADAAQQPSGMQYGSANTGNSQSVEPHVDRSITPLLQEAMDPNFFYQPNGYPSPAYYYPSGYDGSTNEWDSRYAGHEGMEVPQQSVYGDMYHGYGYAPYGPYPSGSPVPTVGHDGQSYGTQQYQYPGQYYQQPAPTNPMHGINSANPQSELPSAAAHQARATVVSAKATTGTASGIANAANSLPRKQTHHHVSVTNSGSYGRGPSQGGPSASNFGHTGHRSPAQWYDGPVYSNGHQRSIASSTSYVSNSSSAKNQSHRPTTNLMGMHTHVPSSGMGLTSPSYSSRMYPDSRLYGQYGQYGNTLKAGLGFGSNVYNSRNNGQWGVVDTVKYKPRGRTAFGFGSENQDGFAELNRGPRSGGFRHQKPFGPTITIAVKGQILPSVGKQENIVLPDKNQFNQEGFSATYKDAKFFVIKSYSEDDVHKSIKYNVWASTPNGNKKLDAGYREAQEKSSECPVFLFFSVNTSGQFVGVAEMVGPVDFDKTVDYWQQDKWNGCFSIKWHIVKDIPNNILKHITLDNNDNKPVTNSRDTQEVKLEQGLQMLKIFKEHVSKTSILDDFAFYENRQKLMQEKRAKQQPLQGQGGDEKEKNTANGNSAAPKQTPSKESTAPAAGEEANASKPTTTAESGVASAN; encoded by the exons ATGGTGTACGGATCTGCCAACGCCGGCAATGGGCAGGGCGCGGGGCTTCACGTGGACATGCAGAAGCTGTCCCTGGAGGGGAAGAAGGATGCCGCCGGCGCCGACGCGGCCCAGCAG CCTTCCGGGATGCAGTATGGGTCTGCCAACACCGGCAATTCGCAGAGCGTGGAGCCGCATGTGGACAGGTCGATAACGCCCCTGCTCCAGGAGGCCATGGACCCCAACTTTTTCTACCAGCCCAATGGATACCCCTCACCGGCCTACTACTACCCTAGCG GTTATGATGGCTCTACCAATGAGTGGGACTCTAGGTATGCTGGTCATGAAGGAATGGAAGTGCCCCAG CAGAGTGTGTATGGTGACATGTACCATGGATATGGTTATGCTCCCTATGGCCCGTATCCTTCAGGTTCTCCTGTCCCAACTGTTGGGCATGACGGGCAATCATACGGCACACAGCAATATCAGTACCCTGGTCAGTATTATCAACAGCCAGCTCCAACCAATCCGATGCATGGTATTAACAGTGCCAATCCTCAATCTGAGTTGCCTTCCGCTGCGGCTCACCAGGCACGTGCTACGGTAGTTTCAGCAAAAGCAACTACCGGGACCGCTAGTGGGATTGCAAATGCTGCCAATTCACTACCGCGTAAGCAAACTCACCACCATGTATCAGTGACCAACAGTGGTTCATATGGAAGAGGGCCCTCACAAGGTGGACCTTCTGCTAGCAATTTTGGTCACACTGGTCACCGTTCTCCAGCTCAGTGGTATGATGGGCCGGTCTATTCTAATGGGCATCAGAGATCAATTGCTAGTTCCACATCTTACGTTTCTAATTCatcttcagcaaaaaatcagagtCACCGTCCAACAACAAACCTCATG GGTATGCATACACATGTGCCTTCATCTGGGATGGGTCTGACCTCTCCTAGTTATTCTAGTCGGATGTACCCTGATAGCAGACTGTATGGTCAGTACGGTCAGTATGGGAACACACTGAAAGCTGGACTTGGTTTTGGTTCTAATGTGTATAACTCGAGAAATAATGGACAGTGGGGAGTCGTGGACACGGTCAAATACAAGCCTAGAGGCCGGACAGCTTTTGGGTTTGGCAGTGAGAATCAAGATGGCTTCGCTGAGCTTAACAGAGGGCCAAGATCTGGTGGATTCAGACACCAAAAACCATTTGGACCTACTATCACTATTGCTGTGAAGGGGCAGATCCTCCCTTCAGTTGGAAAACAAGAGAATATTGTCCTTCCAGATAAGAATCAATTTAACCAGGAAGGCTTTTCTGCAACATACAAGGATGCAAAGTTCTTTGTTATCAAATCTTACAGCGAGGATGATGTGCACAAGAGTATCAAGTACAATGTGTGGGCAAGCACTCCTAATGGAAATAAGAAGCTGGATGCTGGATACCGAGAAGCTCAGGAGAAATCCAGTGAATGCCCtgtgttcttatttttctct GTGAACACAAGTGGTCAGTTTGTTGGTGTTGCCGAAATGGTTGGTCCTGTTGACTTTGACAAGACGGTGGATTATTGGCAACAAGACAAGTGGAATGGCTGTTTTTCAATCAAGTGGCACATCGTGAAGGATATCCCCAACAACATTCTGAAGCATATTACgttggacaacaatgacaataagccTGTGACAAACAGCCGTGACACACAAGAG GTTAAGCTTGAGCAAGGTCTTCAAATGCTCAAGATTTTCAAGGAACATGTCAGCAAGACCTCAATTTTGGATGACTTTGCATTTTACGAGAACAGGCAGAAGTTGATGCAAGAAAAGAGAGCAAAGCAACAACCGCTTCAGGGGCAG GGCGGtgatgagaaggagaagaacacaGCTAATGGAAATTCTGCTGCACCGAAGCAGACACCGAGCAAGGAGAGCACCGCCCCTGCTGCCGGGGAAGAGGCGAATGCTTCCAAACCCACCACCACAGCTGAAAGTGGCGTTGCGAGTGCCAACTAG
- the LOC123398351 gene encoding NADPH-dependent aldehyde reductase-like protein, chloroplastic: MATAAASVIAPMMLQGRVAIVTGGAGGIGSAVSRHLASLGARVAVAYVGDPAPARELVASINAAAHGGDRDARAVAVEADVSDAAQVRALFDAAAAAFGGELHVLVTAAAVMDTSYPPLADTSEATYDAAFGTNARGTFLCLREAARRLARDGRGRIVTFSSSGVGSLRPGYAAYAASKAAVETMTRILARELRGTGITANAVAPGSTATPMFYGGKTAEEAERYIAEAPLGRLGMPEDIAPLVGFLASDAGGWVNAQVLRCNGGTV; encoded by the coding sequence ATGGCGACGGCCGCTGCGAGCGTGATCGCGCCGATGATGCTGCAGGGGCGGGTGGCGATCGTGACGGGCGGCGCCGGCGGCATCGGCTCGGCCGTGTCGAGGCACCTGGCGTCCCTCGGCGCGCGCGTGGCCGTCGCCTACGTCGGGGACCCGGCGCCCGCGCGGGAGCTCGTGGCCTCCATCAACGCCGCCGCGCACGGCGGCGACCGTGACGCGCGCGCCGTGGCGGTGGAGGCGGACGTGTCGGACGCGGCGCAGGTGCGGGCGCTGTtcgacgcggcggcggcggcgttcgGCGGGGAGCTGCACGTGCtggtgacggcggcggcggtgatgGACACCTCCTACCCGCCGCTGGCCGACACCAGCGAGGCGACCTACGACGCGGCCTTCGGCACCAACGCGCGGGGCACCTTCCTGTGCCTCCGCGAGGCGGCGCGCCGGCTGGCCCGCGACGGGCGCGGGCGGATCGTCACCTTCTCGTCGTCCGGGGTCGGGTCGCTGCGGCCGGGATACGCGGCGTACGCGGCCAGCAAGGCGGCCGTGGAGACCATGACGAGGATCCTGGCGCGGGAGCTGCGGGGCACGGGGATCACCGCCAACGCCGTGGCGCCCGGGTCGACGGCCACGCCCATGTTCTACGGCGGCAAGACGGCGGAGGAGGCCGAGCGGTACATCGCGGAGGCGCCGCTGGGGAGGCTGGGGATGCCGGAGGACATCGCGCCGCTCGTGGGGTTCCTCGCCAGCGACGCCGGCGGGTGGGTCAACGCCCAGGTCCTGCGCTGCAATGGCGGCACCGTCTGA